The Methanobrevibacter sp. sequence AGTTGATTTTTAGATTAAATCAATTTTAACACAATTATATTTATAGTTTATAATATAAAAAAATAATTAAAGATTGATGATTTGGATTTATGAATTATAAAATAAATTTAAAATAATTAGTGATTAAGAATTATTTAAAAAAACATTTGGATTGATTTATATGGCTAAAATAATACTCGGTAAGACAGGCCTTGAAATAGAAAAGAATGGTTTTGGAGCATTGCCTATTCAAAGAGACAGCTTTGATGAGACTGCGGAGATAGTCAGAAAGGCATATGCCAATGGAATAAACTTCTATGACACTGCAAGGGCTTATACAGACAGTGAAGAAAAGCTAAACTATGCTTTCAAAGGATTCAACGAAGAGTATCCGAGGGAAAGCATCATAATAGCCAGCAAGACTCAAGGAGAGAACAGAAAGGACATAGAAAAGGACATCAAGGTAAGCCTTGACAATCTTGGAACAGATTACATTGACCTTTACCAAATTCACAACCCATCATTCTGTCCGACAGAAGGGGACGGAAGCGGAGCATACGATGCATTGTTCGACCTTTACGATGAGGGAATAATAAGACATATAGGATTCACTTCACACAAATTTGAAATAGCTGAAGAGGCCATAAAATGTGGATTGTACGAAACCATCCAATTCCCATTCTCATACCTGACAGGACCTAAGGAATTGGCTATCGTTGAGATGGCAAGGGCAAACAATCTAGGATTCATTGCAATGAAGGCAATGAGCGGAGGACTGATTGGAAGCTCCAAGGCAGCTTATGCATATATCAATAGCTTTGAGAATGTAGTCCCTATCTGGGGAGTTCAAAGGATGTCCGAGCTTGATGAATTCCTATCTTACATGAAGGAAGAACCTCAATTAGACAAGGAATTGGAAGAGATCATCAAAAGGGAAAGAGAGGAATTGGGAGGTGACTTCTGCAGAGGCTGCGGATACTGCATGCCATGCCCTGAGGGAATTGAAGTGTTCCAATGCGCTAGAATGTCACTATGGATCAGGAGATTCCCATCTGCACCAAGCCTTACACCAGAATCCCAAGAGAAAATGAAAAAGATTGAGGACTGTACAGAGTGCAGACAATGTGTCAGCAAATGCCCATATGAATTGGACATTCCAGAATTGTTGAAGAAAAACTATGAAGATTATAAAAAGATCCTATCCGGCGAGATAAAGGTTGATTAAAAATCATGACAAAATAGGATTTAAGATAAAAAATAAAAATAAAAAAAGAAGTAGAAAATCAAAAGAAAAAAAAAGAAATGAAAAAGAGAATTTAAATAATAATCCCAAATGCTTCAAGCATTGCCTGCATACCTAATAGTATAATGGCCACTCCACCGATTATCTCAATGTAATCTGCATATTTGATTGCAGCCTTTGTTCCATAGGTTCCAATCAATAACCATGCAATTACAGCTATAAGGCTTAATATAAGCAAGGTAAGTGGATCCACTCCTGCAACAGCTCCTTGAGAGGATAGGATAAGGTTCTCAATGTTACCGAAAATAAGCAATCCACTGAATGGGGCATAATCCTTTAGATTCATATTATGCACCTCTTATATTGTTTATAGCTTCATAAACCGCTTGAATACCTAAAATGAATATTGCAAGACCGCCAATAAATCC is a genomic window containing:
- a CDS encoding aldo/keto reductase translates to MAKIILGKTGLEIEKNGFGALPIQRDSFDETAEIVRKAYANGINFYDTARAYTDSEEKLNYAFKGFNEEYPRESIIIASKTQGENRKDIEKDIKVSLDNLGTDYIDLYQIHNPSFCPTEGDGSGAYDALFDLYDEGIIRHIGFTSHKFEIAEEAIKCGLYETIQFPFSYLTGPKELAIVEMARANNLGFIAMKAMSGGLIGSSKAAYAYINSFENVVPIWGVQRMSELDEFLSYMKEEPQLDKELEEIIKREREELGGDFCRGCGYCMPCPEGIEVFQCARMSLWIRRFPSAPSLTPESQEKMKKIEDCTECRQCVSKCPYELDIPELLKKNYEDYKKILSGEIKVD